From a single Lewinella sp. LCG006 genomic region:
- a CDS encoding T9SS type A sorting domain-containing protein: protein MLSCLLAFTPNAMGQCDASLNVPEYAINLTPGNPMVTGAYALGDECCTNQQGNNSCLIFNIDVTGFDGLAFCFDPPCSTKGYVLPANTSACSASNQLNAGTALDLCKEEVCIPNGATMIELLVCKPGAANNLLEISILGIPSLTLEVEDIVEGCNDVFAVNGTQIPQCGNGASDVNFATPTITWSSIDDPNLDYLDISDPENAVFDYDGPTVTDCNGINFDYTVTTDASSLSDCITQNPSVTKTATVFPALNGQIVANCNLGAGTVELCFEFDSGVICPQVTYSWMPGGATSRCITVNADDTQYTVDVSRNDVPLAPGCIPFIASAPASCCTQDADCLTDLDVIREGCASDIPPAFINPTDVFSDIESCGAIVTMDFTVLPGGDTDFCTDGDGVDFTRRYTIYFDGVAFAICDQTIFIEDTTDPDLTGCTNRDATAECGQDDIVAWHTANLAALAACATDACDDDLTISSDFANAPFVVDCGTTGTTTVTYTVTDDCDNATDFVATYTVEDTTDPDLTGCTNRDATAECGQDDIVAWHTANLAALATCATDACDDDLTISSDFANAPFVVDCGTTGTTTVTYTVTDDCDNATDFVATYTVEDTTDPDLTGCTNRDATAECGQDDIVAWHTANLAALATCATDACDDDLTISSDFANAPFVVDCGTTGTTTVTYTVTDDCDNATDFVATYTVEDTTDPDLTGCTNRDATAECGQDDITAWHTANLAALAACATDACDDDLTISSDFANAPFVVDCGTTGTTTVTYTVTDDCDNATDFVATYTVEDTTDPDLTGCTNRDATAECGQDDIVAWHTANLAALAACATDACDDDLTISSDFANAPFVVDCGTTGTTTVTYTVTDDCDNATDFVATYTVEDTTDPDLTGCTNRDATAECGQDDITAWHTANLAALAACATDACDDDLTISSDFANAPFVVDCGTTGTTTVTYTVTDDCDNATDFVATYTVEDTTDPDLTGCTNRDATAECGQDDIVAWHTANLVALTACATDACDDDLTISSDFANAPFVVDCGTTGTTTVTYTVTDDCDNATDFVATYTVEDTTDPDLTGCTNRDATAECGQDDIAAWHTANLAALAACATDACDDDLTISSDFANAPFVVDCGTTGTTTVTYTVTDDCDNATDFVATYSVEDTTDPDLNGCTNRDATAECGQDDITAWHTANLAALAACATDACDDDLTISSDFANAPFVVDCGTTGTTTVTYTVTDDCDNATDFVATYTVEDTTDPDLTGCTNRDATAECGQDDIAAWHTANLAALAACATDACDDDLTISSDFANAPFVVDCGTTGTTTVTYTITDDCDNATDFVATYTVEDTTDPDLTGCTNRDATAECGQDDITAWHTANLAALAACATDACDDDLTISSDFANAPFVVDCGTTGTTTVTYTVTDDCDNATDFVATYTVEDTTDPTISCPAEVTVECGMPTDVNSTGNATGSDICGGVTITHSDSFVPACGNTGTITRTFTATDDCNNTSTCTQIITIVDTTDPIIAGPMPDGATMNVECNLRDPNWTPFQVTTGDLTITDNCSDRENITITYVDILEEEGECGVSDFLSLWRCVWTATDECGNSSTYTLFLRIVDTQGPIFTSFPDDMSIECSDPLFASMATAVDNCSEVEITFEDSRIDGDCDNRYTIRRRFTAIDGCGNPTTQDQFIMVTDDSAPVLYFEDEYVNQYTDGQDVFTDCSEFGTIINLSYAVGARDLCSGVSQVDFDYEDFGLFDCAEFGYSGYVRTTWSSTDDCGNASSISLNWYLVDQTPPMLQGVPEDDCVTALPAVPNVQAVDDCEFATLAYTQSDPVDCDGGQYVERTWTATDVCGNTTSATQRLTITNGSGLGPDVNIDLPGLSGLPSGSTAQLAAECDEDGTWIIPDFAAALVTSTGCGGIEVRTDLQLLNSGSCSTTGYLARYQLTVSAADLCNNTTEYVLFVELIDTTPPVVEGPAELVLSCGEAIPEIAASDACNAIASISFMDIQPIIASCPDSPQAFERIWLITDACDNTTVFAQSITIIDDEGPVFSNVPEDACNDTTISGPVTAFDECSGTNVNVVFNEVTSNEPGCGQVLTRTWTAMDACGNTTTATQQVFFTDDSAPVLEFSHPLLIGLEDGGELVLPVDFTYGNPQEIYDFGGDAIAIEDNCASNLLAVLSVTDITEEGDCESNGYLARLRLTWTVTDPCGNSSKISVILIYVDTYGPEIFYVPEDITLFCEDDLPPVAVVYLKDNYDQDIDLLFEEIEVVTDFGLRIIRRWTANDDCGNVTIEEQLIDIVGNTLVCEFELPETVLCNSSGNQITVIASGGTPPYTYSWEMTDCDGFLTSAPTNATVFYTVGFTTQNFSVTITDARGCERVCTTSVVCEKEESEGGLPQLQAFPNPANGMLTVKNNDLVEQVVRLSLYSTTGQVILRQMIDYWPQEGYRINTATIPSGIYIIRLDSAGYDPMLIEVVIQH, encoded by the coding sequence ATGTTATCATGCCTATTGGCTTTTACGCCCAATGCGATGGGACAATGCGATGCAAGCTTGAATGTCCCTGAATATGCTATCAATCTCACTCCTGGAAACCCCATGGTTACAGGTGCTTATGCTTTGGGTGACGAATGTTGCACAAATCAGCAAGGCAATAATTCTTGTCTGATTTTTAACATTGATGTTACTGGTTTTGATGGGCTTGCATTCTGTTTTGATCCACCATGTTCTACCAAAGGCTATGTTTTACCTGCCAACACGAGCGCGTGTAGTGCCAGTAACCAGCTGAATGCGGGAACCGCCTTAGATCTTTGTAAAGAAGAAGTTTGTATACCAAACGGAGCAACAATGATTGAGCTTTTGGTGTGTAAACCAGGTGCGGCGAACAACCTTCTTGAGATTAGTATCTTGGGTATTCCTTCTCTTACACTAGAGGTAGAGGATATTGTAGAAGGTTGTAACGATGTATTTGCAGTCAATGGTACCCAGATACCTCAGTGTGGAAACGGTGCCAGTGATGTTAATTTCGCTACGCCTACTATTACTTGGTCTTCTATAGATGATCCCAATCTCGATTATCTTGATATCAGCGACCCTGAAAATGCTGTTTTTGATTATGATGGGCCCACCGTTACAGATTGTAATGGTATTAATTTCGATTACACGGTCACAACGGATGCGAGTTCATTATCAGACTGTATCACGCAAAATCCCTCCGTTACTAAAACTGCTACAGTGTTTCCGGCATTAAATGGTCAAATTGTTGCCAATTGTAACCTAGGTGCAGGTACCGTTGAACTTTGTTTTGAGTTTGATAGTGGCGTAATTTGCCCGCAAGTTACTTACTCGTGGATGCCTGGAGGAGCAACAAGCCGATGTATTACCGTCAATGCTGACGATACTCAATATACAGTTGATGTATCTAGAAATGACGTACCTCTTGCTCCGGGATGTATTCCTTTCATTGCATCAGCACCGGCTTCTTGTTGTACCCAGGATGCTGACTGTCTGACGGACCTGGACGTGATTAGGGAAGGATGCGCCAGTGATATTCCACCTGCGTTCATCAATCCTACCGATGTGTTTAGTGATATTGAAAGCTGTGGTGCCATTGTTACCATGGATTTTACAGTGCTCCCTGGAGGTGATACCGACTTCTGTACAGACGGAGATGGTGTTGATTTTACGCGTCGTTACACGATCTACTTCGATGGCGTAGCTTTTGCCATTTGCGACCAGACGATTTTTATTGAAGACACGACCGATCCTGATCTGACGGGTTGTACCAATCGTGATGCGACGGCAGAATGTGGTCAAGACGATATCGTAGCCTGGCATACAGCCAACTTAGCGGCCCTGGCCGCTTGCGCGACGGACGCCTGTGATGACGATCTGACGATCAGCAGCGATTTTGCCAACGCACCCTTTGTAGTGGATTGCGGCACGACGGGCACCACGACGGTTACCTATACCGTCACGGATGATTGCGATAACGCTACCGACTTTGTAGCCACTTACACGGTAGAAGACACGACTGATCCTGATCTGACCGGTTGTACCAACCGGGATGCGACGGCCGAATGTGGTCAAGACGATATCGTAGCCTGGCATACAGCCAACTTAGCGGCCCTGGCCACTTGCGCGACGGACGCCTGTGATGATGATCTGACGATCAGCAGCGATTTCGCCAACGCGCCTTTTGTAGTGGATTGCGGCACGACGGGCACCACGACTGTTACCTATACCGTCACGGATGATTGTGACAACGCTACCGACTTTGTAGCCACTTACACGGTAGAAGACACGACTGATCCTGATCTGACCGGTTGTACCAACCGGGATGCGACGGCCGAATGTGGTCAAGACGATATCGTAGCCTGGCATACAGCCAACTTAGCGGCCCTGGCCACTTGCGCGACGGACGCCTGTGATGATGATCTGACGATCAGCAGCGATTTCGCCAACGCGCCTTTTGTAGTGGATTGCGGCACGACGGGCACCACGACGGTTACCTATACCGTCACGGATGATTGCGACAACGCTACCGACTTTGTAGCTACCTACACGGTAGAAGACACGACTGATCCTGATCTGACCGGTTGTACCAACCGGGATGCGACGGCCGAATGTGGTCAAGACGATATTACAGCCTGGCACACAGCCAACTTAGCGGCCCTGGCCGCTTGCGCGACGGACGCCTGTGATGACGATCTGACGATCAGCAGCGATTTCGCCAACGCACCTTTTGTAGTGGATTGCGGCACGACGGGCACCACGACGGTTACCTATACCGTGACGGATGATTGCGATAACGCAACCGACTTTGTAGCTACCTACACGGTAGAAGACACGACCGATCCTGATCTGACCGGTTGTACCAATCGTGATGCGACGGCCGAATGTGGTCAAGACGATATCGTAGCCTGGCATACAGCCAACTTAGCGGCCCTGGCCGCTTGCGCGACAGACGCCTGTGATGACGATCTGACGATCAGCAGCGATTTTGCCAACGCACCTTTTGTAGTGGATTGCGGCACGACGGGCACCACGACGGTTACCTATACCGTGACGGATGATTGCGATAACGCTACCGACTTTGTAGCTACCTATACGGTAGAAGATACCACTGATCCTGATCTGACGGGTTGCACCAATCGTGATGCGACGGCAGAATGTGGTCAAGACGATATTACAGCCTGGCATACAGCCAACTTAGCGGCCCTGGCCGCTTGCGCGACGGACGCCTGTGATGACGATCTGACGATCAGCAGCGATTTCGCCAACGCGCCTTTTGTAGTGGATTGCGGCACAACGGGCACCACGACAGTTACCTATACCGTTACGGATGATTGTGATAACGCAACCGACTTTGTAGCCACCTACACGGTAGAAGACACGACCGATCCTGATCTGACGGGTTGCACCAACCGTGATGCGACGGCAGAATGTGGTCAAGACGATATCGTAGCCTGGCATACAGCCAACTTAGTAGCCCTGACCGCTTGCGCGACGGACGCTTGTGATGACGATCTGACGATCAGCAGCGATTTCGCCAACGCACCTTTTGTAGTGGATTGCGGCACGACGGGCACCACGACAGTTACCTATACCGTGACGGATGATTGTGACAACGCAACCGACTTTGTAGCCACCTACACGGTAGAAGATACCACCGATCCTGATCTCACGGGTTGCACCAATCGTGATGCGACGGCCGAATGTGGTCAAGACGATATCGCAGCCTGGCATACAGCCAACTTAGCCGCCCTGGCCGCTTGTGCCACGGACGCCTGTGATGACGATCTGACGATCAGCAGCGATTTTGCCAACGCACCTTTTGTAGTGGATTGCGGCACGACGGGCACCACGACGGTTACCTATACCGTCACGGATGATTGCGATAACGCAACCGACTTTGTAGCTACCTACTCGGTAGAAGACACGACCGATCCTGATCTGAACGGTTGTACCAATCGTGATGCGACGGCCGAATGTGGTCAAGACGATATTACAGCCTGGCATACAGCCAACTTAGCGGCCCTGGCCGCTTGCGCGACGGACGCCTGTGATGACGATCTGACGATCAGCAGCGATTTCGCCAACGCGCCTTTTGTAGTGGATTGCGGCACAACGGGCACCACGACAGTTACCTATACCGTTACGGATGATTGTGATAACGCAACCGACTTTGTAGCCACCTACACGGTAGAAGACACGACCGATCCTGATCTGACGGGTTGCACCAACCGTGATGCGACGGCCGAATGTGGTCAAGACGATATTGCAGCCTGGCATACAGCCAACTTAGCCGCCCTGGCCGCTTGTGCGACGGACGCCTGTGATGACGATCTGACGATCAGCAGCGATTTTGCCAACGCACCTTTTGTAGTGGATTGCGGCACGACGGGCACCACGACGGTTACCTATACCATAACGGATGATTGCGATAACGCTACCGACTTTGTAGCCACCTATACGGTAGAGGACACGACCGATCCTGATCTGACGGGTTGTACCAATCGTGATGCGACGGCCGAATGTGGTCAAGACGATATTACAGCCTGGCATACAGCCAACTTAGCGGCCCTAGCAGCTTGCGCGACAGACGCCTGTGATGATGATCTGACGATCAGCAGCGATTTCGCCAACGCACCTTTTGTAGTGGATTGCGGCACGACGGGCACCACGACTGTTACCTATACCGTGACGGATGATTGCGATAACGCTACCGACTTTGTAGCTACCTATACGGTAGAAGACACGACTGATCCAACTATCAGCTGCCCCGCAGAGGTGACGGTTGAATGTGGTATGCCTACAGATGTTAACTCCACGGGTAACGCCACCGGTTCTGACATTTGTGGGGGAGTTACAATTACTCATAGCGACAGCTTTGTCCCGGCCTGTGGTAATACGGGTACGATCACTCGCACCTTTACAGCGACCGATGACTGTAACAATACTTCTACTTGTACGCAGATCATTACTATCGTAGACACTACAGACCCAATTATAGCTGGCCCTATGCCCGATGGTGCTACAATGAACGTAGAATGTAATCTTCGTGACCCCAACTGGACACCCTTCCAAGTGACTACTGGCGATCTTACAATTACCGACAATTGCTCGGACAGGGAGAATATCACCATTACTTACGTAGATATTCTTGAAGAAGAGGGAGAATGTGGTGTCTCCGACTTTCTGAGTCTGTGGCGCTGTGTTTGGACTGCTACCGATGAGTGTGGTAATAGTTCGACTTACACCCTGTTTCTACGTATTGTTGATACACAAGGACCGATCTTTACTTCTTTCCCTGATGATATGAGCATCGAATGCAGTGACCCTCTTTTCGCATCGATGGCAACAGCTGTGGATAACTGTTCAGAAGTTGAAATCACTTTCGAAGATAGCCGTATTGATGGTGACTGTGATAACAGGTATACTATCCGCCGTCGTTTTACCGCGATAGATGGTTGTGGTAATCCGACTACGCAAGATCAGTTCATTATGGTAACCGATGACAGCGCTCCTGTTCTCTACTTTGAGGACGAATACGTAAATCAGTATACTGACGGGCAAGATGTCTTTACGGATTGTTCGGAGTTTGGTACCATCATCAATCTTTCTTATGCGGTTGGTGCACGCGATCTGTGTAGTGGTGTGAGTCAGGTAGATTTTGATTACGAAGACTTTGGATTGTTCGACTGTGCAGAATTCGGTTATTCTGGTTACGTACGTACGACCTGGTCATCGACGGATGACTGTGGCAACGCTTCGAGTATCAGCCTCAATTGGTACCTCGTAGACCAAACACCACCGATGCTACAAGGAGTACCTGAAGACGACTGTGTGACAGCCTTACCTGCCGTTCCCAATGTACAAGCGGTTGATGATTGTGAATTTGCAACCTTAGCATACACCCAATCTGATCCAGTCGATTGTGACGGAGGGCAGTATGTAGAACGTACCTGGACGGCTACAGATGTTTGTGGTAATACTACTAGTGCCACACAACGATTAACCATCACCAATGGTAGTGGGCTTGGTCCAGATGTGAATATAGACCTTCCCGGACTAAGCGGTCTTCCTTCAGGAAGTACAGCCCAGTTGGCGGCCGAATGTGACGAAGACGGAACCTGGATAATTCCTGATTTTGCTGCAGCTTTAGTAACGAGTACTGGTTGTGGAGGAATCGAAGTGCGCACGGATCTCCAACTGTTGAACAGTGGAAGTTGTAGCACTACGGGGTACCTTGCGCGTTACCAACTCACTGTTTCCGCAGCCGATTTGTGTAACAACACAACTGAATACGTCTTGTTTGTCGAACTGATTGACACGACTCCACCCGTTGTGGAAGGGCCTGCGGAACTGGTACTCTCTTGCGGGGAAGCAATTCCTGAAATTGCTGCTAGCGATGCATGCAACGCAATAGCCAGTATTAGCTTTATGGATATTCAGCCAATAATAGCGAGCTGTCCTGATAGTCCGCAAGCTTTTGAAAGGATTTGGTTGATAACTGACGCCTGTGACAATACGACGGTTTTTGCGCAAAGCATTACCATTATTGATGATGAAGGGCCTGTATTCAGTAATGTACCTGAAGATGCTTGTAACGATACAACGATCTCCGGACCAGTAACGGCGTTCGACGAATGTAGCGGGACAAACGTAAACGTTGTCTTCAACGAAGTAACCAGCAATGAACCAGGCTGTGGACAAGTACTCACCCGTACCTGGACAGCCATGGATGCTTGTGGAAACACGACTACCGCTACGCAGCAAGTCTTCTTTACCGATGACAGTGCTCCTGTGCTCGAATTTTCCCACCCGCTTTTGATTGGGCTTGAAGATGGGGGAGAACTGGTTTTACCAGTTGACTTTACTTATGGCAATCCACAGGAAATTTACGACTTTGGTGGAGACGCCATTGCAATAGAGGACAACTGTGCTTCTAACTTATTGGCCGTGCTTAGCGTGACCGATATTACGGAAGAAGGAGATTGTGAAAGCAATGGTTACCTCGCTCGCTTGCGCCTGACTTGGACTGTAACTGACCCCTGCGGTAACAGCTCAAAGATCAGTGTCATCTTGATTTATGTGGATACCTACGGACCGGAGATATTCTATGTCCCGGAAGATATCACACTGTTCTGTGAAGACGATTTACCACCAGTAGCGGTGGTGTACCTCAAGGACAACTATGATCAAGACATTGATCTTCTGTTCGAAGAAATTGAAGTCGTAACCGATTTTGGGCTGCGGATCATTCGCCGCTGGACGGCCAACGATGATTGCGGCAATGTGACGATAGAGGAGCAACTGATTGACATTGTAGGAAACACGTTGGTATGTGAGTTTGAGCTACCTGAAACGGTCTTATGCAACTCCAGCGGTAACCAGATTACCGTCATTGCCAGCGGAGGAACTCCTCCATATACTTACAGTTGGGAAATGACAGACTGTGATGGCTTCCTCACTTCTGCGCCTACCAATGCGACCGTCTTCTACACCGTTGGCTTTACGACCCAAAACTTCTCTGTTACCATTACTGATGCGAGGGGCTGCGAGCGTGTATGTACAACCAGCGTAGTTTGCGAAAAGGAGGAATCAGAAGGAGGTTTGCCTCAGTTGCAGGCGTTCCCTAACCCGGCAAACGGGATGCTGACAGTGAAAAACAATGACCTCGTTGAGCAAGTTGTCAGATTAAGCCTTTACAGTACTACGGGACAGGTGATTTTGCGCCAAATGATTGACTACTGGCCGCAAGAAGGCTACCGTATCAATACGGCGACTATCCCAAGTGGTATTTACATTATAAGACTCGATTCGGCAGGATACGATCCAATGCTGATCGAAGTGGTTATTCAACATTAA
- a CDS encoding isoaspartyl peptidase/L-asparaginase family protein, giving the protein MLRNTITIFLLALLFWTCEAPQGEATDKTATNQETMKTATTPAAYAIVIHGGAGTILRSDLTPEQDAAYREALNAALDIGEEILKNGGTAIDAVEQTIHFMEDSPLFNAGKGAVFNHDGHNEMDASLMMGKGRMAGAVGGVSNIKHPISAARAVMEKSPHVLLTGKGAETFAAEQGLEIVDPSYFFTQRRWDALQNALAREKEEGEAQVELDHNERKKGTVGCVALDKEGNIVAGTSTGGMTNKRWNRLGDSPIIGAGTFADNATCGVSCTGHGEFFIRWAVAYDVAARMAYKGVDLNTAADEVVNGELVKAGGEGGLIALDKMGNIAMPFNSEGMYRGYAKPGERVVAIYKE; this is encoded by the coding sequence ATGTTGAGAAATACCATTACCATTTTCCTTCTTGCACTATTATTTTGGACATGTGAAGCTCCTCAGGGAGAGGCTACTGATAAGACGGCAACCAATCAGGAAACAATGAAGACCGCAACAACCCCAGCAGCATATGCTATTGTTATCCACGGCGGAGCCGGTACCATCCTGCGTTCTGATTTAACGCCCGAACAGGATGCTGCCTACCGTGAAGCACTTAATGCTGCGCTTGATATTGGGGAGGAAATCCTAAAAAACGGTGGTACAGCTATTGATGCAGTAGAGCAAACGATCCATTTTATGGAAGATTCTCCACTTTTTAATGCGGGTAAAGGAGCCGTTTTTAACCACGATGGCCACAATGAAATGGATGCCTCCTTGATGATGGGTAAGGGTAGAATGGCTGGGGCTGTAGGTGGCGTTTCAAACATCAAACATCCTATTTCGGCAGCACGAGCAGTTATGGAAAAGTCGCCTCATGTACTCCTTACGGGCAAAGGAGCTGAAACGTTTGCTGCTGAGCAAGGCCTGGAAATAGTGGATCCTTCCTACTTCTTTACCCAGCGCCGTTGGGATGCGCTGCAAAATGCACTTGCTCGCGAAAAGGAAGAAGGAGAAGCCCAGGTAGAATTGGATCATAACGAACGAAAAAAAGGTACCGTCGGCTGTGTAGCCCTGGACAAAGAAGGAAACATTGTTGCGGGTACCTCCACAGGAGGGATGACCAACAAGCGGTGGAATCGCCTGGGAGATTCCCCAATTATCGGAGCAGGTACTTTTGCGGATAATGCTACCTGTGGCGTTAGTTGTACCGGACACGGAGAATTCTTTATCCGTTGGGCCGTAGCCTATGATGTAGCAGCGCGGATGGCATATAAAGGCGTAGATCTGAATACCGCAGCCGACGAAGTCGTCAATGGTGAGTTGGTAAAAGCGGGCGGCGAAGGCGGCCTGATAGCCTTGGACAAAATGGGTAATATAGCGATGCCTTTTAATTCCGAAGGCATGTACCGAGGCTACGCCAAACCCGGCGAAAGAGTCGTGGCGATTTACAAAGAGTAA
- a CDS encoding DUF2061 domain-containing protein, with translation MTEVLRESRLRSALKALSWRVVATSTIIVIALFTTGDIEMALEIGFIEFFIKFALYYLHERAWQLAPRGSVRKLAGKK, from the coding sequence ATGACAGAAGTACTCAGAGAATCTCGTTTAAGGAGCGCGCTAAAAGCACTAAGCTGGCGGGTGGTAGCTACCTCTACCATTATTGTTATCGCTCTTTTTACGACCGGCGATATAGAAATGGCCCTGGAAATAGGGTTTATAGAATTTTTCATCAAATTTGCGCTTTATTACCTGCACGAAAGAGCATGGCAGCTGGCTCCGCGTGGCTCCGTTCGCAAACTGGCAGGTAAGAAATAG
- the cysC gene encoding adenylyl-sulfate kinase yields the protein MATENIHPIFDRLLTREEREDRLQQRAKVLWLTGLSGSGKSTIAQGLEHRLFAEGYFPQVLDGDNIRTGINNNLGFSLEDREENIRRIAEVAKLYLNSGVVVLCSFISPTKEIRQQAEAIIGKEDFLEIFIDTPLEVCEARDVKGLYAKARRGEIKGFTGIDSPYEAPKDAFLTVPTKEMTVEEAVAKVYAALLPVISLPQ from the coding sequence ATGGCAACGGAAAATATTCATCCTATATTTGATCGCCTGCTCACAAGAGAAGAGCGCGAAGATCGTTTGCAACAACGTGCAAAAGTGCTCTGGCTGACGGGATTGTCGGGTTCTGGGAAAAGCACCATTGCCCAAGGTCTGGAGCATCGTTTGTTTGCTGAGGGCTATTTCCCTCAAGTATTAGACGGCGATAATATTCGCACCGGGATCAATAACAACTTAGGCTTTAGTTTGGAGGATCGCGAGGAAAATATTCGCCGAATTGCGGAGGTGGCTAAGCTGTATTTGAATTCTGGTGTTGTTGTTCTTTGTTCTTTTATCAGTCCTACCAAAGAAATACGCCAACAAGCGGAAGCCATCATTGGTAAAGAAGACTTCCTGGAAATCTTTATTGACACACCTTTGGAAGTCTGTGAAGCTCGGGATGTGAAAGGCCTTTACGCCAAGGCCCGCCGTGGTGAAATCAAAGGCTTTACGGGGATCGACTCCCCTTATGAGGCCCCTAAAGACGCCTTTTTAACCGTACCAACGAAAGAAATGACCGTAGAAGAGGCTGTAGCAAAGGTTTATGCCGCTTTGCTCCCGGTGATCTCTTTACCCCAATAA
- the cysD gene encoding sulfate adenylyltransferase subunit CysD translates to MSSGYHVNHLRELEAESIFILREVAAQFENPVLLFSGGKDSILMAYLARKAFYPARIPFPLLHIDTGHNFPETLQFRDQLVEDYGARLIVGSVQAAIDNKELIEEKGYNASRNYLQTHVLLDSLEKGKYDAALGGGRRDEEKARAKERFFSHRDEFGQWDPKNQRPELWNLFNGKKHYGEHFRVFPISNWTELDVWQYLAMENVPLPSLYFAHKREVIRRDGILLADCEYIPKKPTETVETMMVRCRTIGDMTCTGVWESEATTVEEIIQEVATARQTERGGRTDDKRSETAMEDRKKQGYF, encoded by the coding sequence ATGTCAAGTGGCTATCACGTCAACCATCTACGCGAATTAGAAGCGGAATCGATCTTCATTCTTCGCGAGGTGGCGGCACAATTCGAAAACCCAGTACTTCTCTTTAGTGGTGGGAAAGACAGTATCCTTATGGCTTACCTGGCCAGAAAGGCATTCTATCCCGCACGGATTCCTTTTCCTTTATTGCACATTGATACGGGACATAATTTTCCGGAAACCCTTCAGTTTCGGGATCAACTGGTGGAAGATTACGGTGCTCGCCTGATTGTAGGCTCGGTACAGGCCGCCATCGACAACAAGGAGTTGATCGAAGAGAAAGGCTATAATGCGAGTCGTAATTATCTGCAAACCCACGTATTGCTAGACTCGCTGGAGAAAGGAAAGTACGATGCCGCCTTGGGTGGTGGTCGCCGTGATGAGGAAAAGGCTCGTGCTAAGGAACGTTTCTTCAGTCATCGCGATGAATTCGGGCAGTGGGATCCTAAAAATCAGCGCCCTGAATTGTGGAACCTCTTCAATGGTAAGAAACACTATGGCGAGCACTTCCGGGTATTTCCCATCAGTAACTGGACGGAACTGGACGTATGGCAGTACCTCGCCATGGAAAACGTGCCGCTGCCGAGTTTGTATTTCGCACACAAGCGTGAAGTGATTCGTCGTGATGGTATTCTCCTCGCTGATTGTGAATACATCCCTAAGAAGCCTACCGAAACGGTAGAAACGATGATGGTACGTTGTCGGACGATTGGTGATATGACCTGTACCGGCGTTTGGGAATCAGAAGCTACTACTGTGGAAGAAATCATCCAGGAAGTCGCTACCGCCCGCCAAACAGAGCGGGGAGGCAGAACGGATGATAAACGTTCCGAAACAGCAATGGAAGATCGCAAAAAGCAGGGTTATTTTTAA